From Selenomonadales bacterium, one genomic window encodes:
- a CDS encoding GntR family transcriptional regulator codes for MIPIKLENYKPLRDIVFEHLRAAIISGALKPGERLMELQLAEDMGVSRTPVREAIRKLELEGLVSMVARRGAYVSDLSIRDIAETFEVRAALESLAAGLAAERIVPEELEQLERVLVEIGTCEQQGTIERMVELDEEFHALLFAATRNSRLSQIISNLREQIARFRRSSLSTPGRIKAVFQEHKSIVEAISDRNSSLAQALAREHIENAEHSLMDWVKERKA; via the coding sequence TTGATTCCCATTAAACTCGAAAACTACAAGCCGCTGCGCGATATTGTCTTTGAGCACCTGCGCGCGGCGATTATTTCGGGGGCTCTCAAGCCGGGAGAGCGGCTGATGGAGCTGCAGCTAGCCGAAGACATGGGCGTGAGCCGTACGCCCGTGCGCGAGGCCATACGCAAGCTAGAGCTTGAGGGGCTCGTAAGCATGGTGGCGCGACGCGGCGCATACGTTTCCGACCTGAGCATTCGCGATATCGCCGAGACTTTTGAAGTGCGTGCCGCCCTCGAATCCTTAGCGGCTGGCCTTGCCGCCGAGCGCATTGTGCCGGAGGAGTTAGAGCAACTCGAACGCGTTTTGGTGGAGATTGGGACGTGTGAGCAGCAGGGGACCATCGAACGCATGGTAGAATTAGACGAGGAGTTCCACGCCTTGCTCTTTGCCGCTACCCGCAACAGCCGCCTGTCGCAGATTATTAGCAACTTGCGCGAGCAAATCGCCCGCTTTCGGCGCTCATCCCTGTCTACACCGGGCAGGATAAAGGCAGTGTTTCAAGAACATAAGAGCATTGTCGAGGCTATTTCTGACCGCAACAGCTCACTCGCGCAGGCGCTCGCTAGAGAACACATCGAGAATGCCGAGCATTCACTGATGGACTGGGTCAAAGAGCGCAAGGCGTAG
- the ispE gene encoding 4-(cytidine 5'-diphospho)-2-C-methyl-D-erythritol kinase, translating to MAVRLLSPAKINLRLKVLGKRADGYHEVDTILQSMDLCDEVTIALSNEDLRLHAPPHLPSGEGNLCYQAAQAFFARLGRVPGATLWLTKRIPVQAGLGGGSSNAAAVLLGLNQLHHNPLSTEELGLLAARLGSDVPFFLAGGTARARGRGEQLEALPDARQWWLRIIKPYAGLSTAEVYAAWRPHTGTREVCGDDGYYNDLEQAAQELLPPLADIYQVLRLDGAKRVLLCGSGSAVCGFYASPPVGVLSLGDGYCEFLARTMTRLEYSRATAVKECEVI from the coding sequence GTGGCTGTAAGGCTCCTTTCCCCCGCCAAAATAAACTTGCGCCTGAAAGTTCTCGGAAAGAGGGCAGACGGCTACCACGAAGTAGACACAATCCTGCAGTCGATGGACCTCTGCGACGAAGTAACTATTGCACTTTCTAATGAAGACCTGCGCCTCCATGCCCCCCCGCACTTGCCGTCTGGGGAAGGGAACCTCTGCTACCAAGCTGCGCAGGCTTTTTTTGCCCGCTTAGGACGCGTTCCCGGTGCTACGCTTTGGCTCACCAAACGCATCCCCGTGCAAGCGGGGCTAGGCGGCGGGAGCAGCAATGCCGCAGCGGTCTTGCTTGGGCTAAACCAGTTACACCACAACCCCCTAAGTACGGAGGAACTGGGGCTGTTAGCAGCGCGACTAGGCTCGGATGTCCCCTTTTTTCTTGCCGGCGGCACGGCGCGTGCGCGCGGACGGGGTGAGCAGCTTGAAGCGTTGCCGGATGCCAGACAGTGGTGGCTACGGATTATAAAGCCCTACGCCGGCCTGTCTACGGCCGAGGTGTATGCGGCGTGGCGTCCCCATACAGGCACCCGCGAAGTTTGTGGGGACGACGGGTATTATAATGACCTCGAGCAGGCGGCGCAGGAGCTTTTGCCGCCGCTCGCCGATATCTATCAGGTGCTCAGATTAGACGGAGCTAAGAGAGTCCTGCTTTGCGGCAGCGGCTCGGCGGTGTGTGGGTTTTACGCGTCGCCTCCGGTCGGCGTTTTGTCGCTAGGCGACGGTTACTGTGAGTTTCTTGCGCGTACCATGACGCGCCTAGAGTACAGCCGAGCTACCGCAGTTAAGGAGTGTGAGGTCATTTGA
- the cphA gene encoding cyanophycin synthetase, with amino-acid sequence MKVQDIKVFEGRNIYAHFPVSKITVDLGSLTERESAEYAGFAERLEQLLPGLRDHRCAGKPGGFAARLRSGTYFGHVLEHVFLELQASVGAAKNFGQTRQIGDGSLYAVVVEHACPEAVAPLTALAVDLIAACLDNREFELASKLEPIRSQITAGQLGPSTSAIACAAAQRGISVRRLGLESLLQLGTGCFARRVQATVGHDTSCIAVDIAADKTMTKYILAKAGVPVPFGYAVATLPEAIEAWRTIGKPVAIKPSDGNQGRGVSLNVNSEADVIEAFALARRHSSKLIVEEYIVGRHYRVLVVGGKLVAASERTPAHVVGDGRHSVEELVAIANQDPRRGEKHEKPLTRMAIDELALGVLRKQGHAPTTVPARGEAVFLRGSANLSTGGTATDVTALVHQSVAELTERVARLIGLDIAGIDLVMPDIACPLTQGAIIEVNAAPGIRMHLYPSEGQTRDVAGAIVDMIFPPGQRTEVPLITVTGTNGKTTTTRLIAAGLRRAYSYVGYATSAGIYINDRLLVSGDTTGPWSAGVLLGDPLVQAVALEVARGGIIRGGLGYNLADVAVVTNVTEDHLGQDGVRDLDELCHVKALVAEAVRPGGKVVVNAENEYSLRAGLRSGREMVLFGKERSALLDEHLARGGCAVFVDSGSFCVVQAGELLLTLDVNVVPLVFGGKARHNLENCAAALAALYSIGVPLDACRETLTAFQPDLAHNPGRQNLIKVAHASVLVDYGHNVKGLEYVTELARGLCRGRLLGVVCAPGDRTDESIVKLGQTAGERFDSLRIKEDKDLRGRKPGEVAALLQAGASAGGAAADIAVVLDERQALRESLASAKSDDLVVVFYESLPATLDHLSSLAEEFGAPLLH; translated from the coding sequence ATGAAAGTTCAAGACATTAAAGTTTTCGAGGGAAGAAACATTTACGCGCACTTTCCCGTGTCCAAGATTACGGTTGACCTAGGATCCTTAACCGAGCGCGAAAGCGCGGAGTACGCAGGCTTTGCCGAGCGGCTCGAACAGCTACTGCCGGGGCTCAGAGACCACCGCTGTGCAGGTAAGCCCGGGGGGTTTGCCGCGCGCCTTAGGTCTGGCACGTACTTTGGCCATGTTCTGGAACATGTTTTCCTTGAGCTGCAGGCGAGCGTGGGCGCGGCCAAGAACTTTGGCCAGACGCGGCAGATAGGCGACGGTTCTCTGTATGCCGTGGTAGTAGAGCATGCGTGTCCGGAGGCTGTGGCGCCGCTCACTGCTCTCGCCGTTGATCTAATCGCGGCTTGCCTGGATAACCGGGAGTTTGAGCTGGCAAGCAAGCTAGAGCCTATTCGCTCGCAGATCACTGCCGGGCAGCTCGGGCCAAGCACGTCCGCGATTGCGTGTGCGGCCGCACAGCGAGGGATTTCCGTTCGCCGCCTAGGACTAGAAAGCCTGCTGCAGCTGGGAACCGGCTGTTTCGCGCGGCGCGTGCAGGCGACAGTTGGGCACGACACGTCGTGTATCGCCGTAGATATCGCCGCCGACAAAACCATGACCAAGTACATTCTAGCCAAAGCCGGTGTACCAGTGCCCTTTGGCTATGCTGTTGCCACACTGCCGGAGGCCATCGAAGCGTGGCGCACGATAGGCAAGCCGGTCGCCATCAAACCCAGTGACGGCAATCAGGGGCGCGGCGTGAGTCTTAACGTCAACTCCGAAGCAGACGTAATCGAAGCCTTTGCCTTGGCCAGACGGCACAGCAGTAAGCTAATCGTAGAGGAGTACATTGTCGGCAGGCACTACCGGGTGCTCGTCGTAGGGGGGAAGCTCGTAGCTGCCTCCGAGCGCACTCCCGCGCATGTGGTAGGCGACGGGCGCCACTCTGTCGAGGAGCTAGTCGCAATCGCTAATCAAGACCCGCGGCGAGGCGAAAAGCACGAGAAGCCCCTAACACGCATGGCCATCGACGAACTGGCTCTCGGCGTCTTGCGCAAGCAAGGGCATGCGCCGACAACCGTTCCTGCCCGCGGCGAGGCGGTGTTTTTGCGCGGGAGCGCTAATCTGAGCACCGGCGGCACCGCGACTGATGTCACTGCCCTTGTGCATCAGAGCGTCGCCGAACTGACGGAGAGAGTGGCGCGACTGATTGGGCTCGATATCGCCGGCATCGACTTAGTAATGCCGGACATCGCCTGCCCGCTCACGCAGGGCGCGATTATAGAGGTTAATGCCGCGCCGGGCATTCGCATGCACCTATATCCCTCAGAAGGACAAACGCGCGACGTAGCCGGTGCTATCGTAGACATGATTTTCCCGCCGGGGCAAAGAACAGAAGTGCCGCTCATTACCGTAACCGGCACTAACGGCAAGACCACGACCACGCGCCTGATTGCGGCCGGGCTTCGCCGCGCCTATTCCTACGTAGGGTATGCAACGTCGGCCGGCATCTACATCAACGACCGCCTGCTCGTCAGCGGGGATACGACCGGTCCGTGGAGTGCAGGCGTGTTGCTCGGCGACCCGCTCGTGCAGGCAGTAGCTTTGGAGGTAGCGCGGGGCGGGATTATTCGCGGCGGCCTCGGCTATAATCTTGCCGACGTCGCCGTGGTCACTAACGTCACGGAAGACCATCTAGGCCAAGACGGAGTGCGGGATCTCGACGAGCTCTGCCACGTCAAAGCACTCGTAGCCGAAGCCGTGCGCCCCGGTGGGAAGGTGGTTGTAAACGCCGAGAACGAATACAGCCTGCGGGCGGGCCTGCGCTCCGGGCGGGAAATGGTGCTGTTCGGCAAGGAGCGAAGCGCACTGCTCGACGAACACTTAGCGCGAGGCGGCTGTGCGGTCTTCGTCGACAGCGGCTCGTTTTGCGTGGTGCAGGCGGGGGAGCTTTTGCTCACCTTAGACGTAAACGTCGTGCCGCTCGTCTTTGGCGGCAAGGCTCGCCACAACCTAGAAAACTGCGCGGCGGCGCTTGCGGCCCTCTACAGCATAGGCGTGCCTCTAGACGCATGCAGAGAGACACTTACAGCGTTTCAGCCGGATCTAGCTCACAACCCCGGGCGGCAGAATCTCATCAAAGTTGCGCACGCCTCGGTACTGGTTGATTACGGGCATAACGTCAAGGGTCTCGAATATGTGACGGAGTTAGCGCGTGGGCTGTGTCGCGGTCGCTTGCTCGGGGTCGTCTGTGCTCCCGGCGACCGCACAGATGAGAGCATTGTCAAGCTAGGGCAAACTGCCGGCGAAAGGTTTGATTCTCTCCGCATTAAAGAAGACAAGGATTTGCGCGGGCGTAAGCCGGGCGAGGTAGCGGCACTGCTTCAGGCCGGAGCCTCGGCAGGCGGTGCTGCGGCCGATATAGCCGTCGTGCTTGACGAAAGGCAGGCCCTGCGCGAGAGCTTAGCTAGCGCCAAATCCGACGACCTGGTAGTGGTGTTCTATGAGTCGCTGCCGGCTACGCTAGACCATCTCAGCTCTCTAGCCGAGGAGTTTGGCGCGCCATTGCTCCACTAG
- a CDS encoding cyanophycinase, producing the protein MVKDIEGYLFVIGGAEDKEGKCTILRRFITLAGASQAVIAVVTAATERPGEAGHRYEELFSRLGAGKVRLLHVADREQANDKRSVALVEKATGVYFTGGDQLRITSLVGGTALDDELKKVSRRGAVIAGTSAGASVMSDIMIVAGMGQAEPKQDSLRLAPGLGLISQVVIDQHFAQRGRIGRLLGAMAQNPYVMGLGIDEDTAIEVSTSGRFTVVGSGCVTVLDGRTLTHSTVSDTSADEPLALTDVTLHILPAGYSFDLMTRKPSFGKVKL; encoded by the coding sequence GTGGTCAAAGACATCGAGGGGTATCTCTTTGTCATTGGCGGGGCCGAAGACAAGGAAGGTAAGTGTACCATCCTGCGCCGCTTTATAACTCTCGCCGGAGCGAGTCAAGCGGTTATCGCGGTGGTAACTGCCGCTACAGAGCGTCCCGGTGAGGCGGGACACCGCTACGAAGAGCTGTTTAGCCGCTTGGGAGCAGGGAAAGTTCGCCTGCTGCATGTTGCCGACCGCGAACAGGCTAATGACAAAAGGAGCGTAGCCCTCGTAGAAAAGGCTACGGGCGTGTACTTTACCGGAGGCGATCAACTCCGCATTACGAGCCTGGTGGGCGGAACTGCGCTCGACGATGAACTAAAGAAAGTAAGTCGGCGCGGAGCGGTCATCGCGGGAACCAGCGCCGGCGCTTCTGTCATGAGCGACATTATGATCGTGGCAGGTATGGGTCAGGCGGAACCTAAACAGGACTCCCTGCGCTTAGCACCCGGTCTTGGACTCATCAGCCAAGTGGTCATTGACCAGCACTTTGCGCAGCGGGGAAGAATCGGCAGGCTCCTAGGCGCGATGGCACAGAACCCATATGTAATGGGACTAGGCATTGACGAAGACACCGCAATTGAAGTGTCGACTAGTGGGAGGTTTACAGTAGTGGGCTCAGGCTGCGTCACGGTCTTAGATGGGCGCACTTTAACGCACAGCACGGTATCTGACACCTCTGCAGACGAACCCTTAGCGCTTACGGATGTTACGCTGCACATCCTGCCCGCAGGGTACTCTTTTGACCTGATGACGAGAAAGCCTTCCTTCGGAAAGGTAAAGTTATGA
- a CDS encoding Veg family protein, with product MNSNVIADIRRDLELHIGEKVWLRANRGRRKATVREGIIESTYTSHFLVRMGEQHCVSRISVSYADVLTQSVELSIGPEQRVVNLRG from the coding sequence GTGAATAGCAATGTCATTGCGGACATTCGCCGCGACCTTGAACTGCACATCGGGGAAAAGGTTTGGTTAAGGGCCAACCGAGGCCGACGCAAGGCGACAGTACGCGAAGGCATTATCGAGAGCACGTACACCTCTCATTTCCTCGTGCGGATGGGAGAGCAGCACTGTGTCAGCCGTATCTCCGTCAGTTATGCCGATGTCTTAACCCAATCAGTAGAGCTGTCTATCGGACCTGAGCAACGAGTAGTGAACTTGCGAGGTTAG
- a CDS encoding N-acetylmuramoyl-L-alanine amidase: MLSGKALGVKTTRAAIVVNGQPPSDYALLEYDQGALYAQLSEVFRALGGNTVWAGNDSPAVVTWRNNLFVVPVNEKGAALNGEKVILARETLVYEGKLYVCLESLAEAFLGSVRFVDGTLHLNLSLGRLLGLQFAHNSLVFSWSGNQRTTALPSAQGLCLEGTGWPAALRAVTMERTPEGHVAVKVDVRGGHVASKRGEQGVKFEWEASPHRLRGRRIALDAGHGGQQPGAIGPAGYLEKDLARQVVDRLAAELRELQVEVLDIRPNDQSLSLAERVNRARQGGAEAFLSVHFNAHERSEVCGTETYHSAENTQGRDLARLVHNELIAALKLRDRGVKQAAFYVLRTQPEVPAVVVEIGFLTHPAEELFLAKEATQQKAAQALCRALARYFEA; encoded by the coding sequence GTGTTGTCAGGGAAAGCTTTGGGGGTGAAAACAACAAGGGCAGCCATAGTCGTTAACGGCCAGCCGCCGAGTGACTATGCTTTGCTTGAGTATGACCAAGGTGCGCTCTACGCACAGCTGAGCGAGGTCTTTCGCGCTCTAGGTGGCAACACGGTGTGGGCAGGGAACGACAGTCCGGCGGTCGTGACATGGCGAAATAATCTCTTCGTCGTGCCCGTAAATGAAAAGGGCGCCGCGCTAAACGGCGAGAAGGTCATATTGGCACGCGAGACGCTAGTCTACGAGGGGAAGTTATACGTGTGCCTAGAGTCTTTGGCGGAGGCCTTCTTGGGCAGTGTACGCTTTGTGGACGGCACGCTACACCTGAACCTGTCGCTTGGGCGCCTGCTCGGCCTGCAGTTTGCGCACAACTCCCTCGTGTTCAGTTGGAGCGGGAACCAACGCACTACCGCGTTGCCCTCAGCGCAAGGTCTTTGCCTCGAAGGAACGGGGTGGCCGGCCGCACTACGCGCCGTAACTATGGAGCGAACGCCCGAAGGCCATGTCGCGGTCAAAGTCGACGTGCGGGGTGGCCACGTGGCGAGCAAAAGAGGGGAGCAGGGCGTCAAGTTCGAGTGGGAAGCCAGTCCGCATCGACTCAGAGGGCGCCGCATCGCGCTTGACGCGGGGCACGGCGGACAGCAGCCCGGCGCAATCGGGCCTGCCGGTTACCTAGAAAAGGACCTCGCCCGGCAAGTGGTAGATAGATTAGCGGCAGAACTGCGGGAGCTGCAGGTGGAAGTTCTCGACATTAGGCCAAATGACCAATCGCTATCATTGGCGGAGCGCGTCAACCGCGCGCGGCAAGGCGGGGCCGAGGCCTTTCTGAGCGTGCACTTTAACGCTCACGAACGCAGTGAGGTCTGCGGTACGGAGACCTATCACTCCGCGGAGAACACCCAGGGCCGAGACTTAGCGCGCCTAGTGCACAACGAGCTCATCGCCGCACTGAAACTGCGTGACCGCGGCGTTAAGCAGGCGGCGTTCTACGTGCTGCGCACGCAACCGGAGGTGCCGGCCGTTGTCGTCGAAATTGGGTTTCTTACGCATCCGGCGGAGGAGCTGTTCTTAGCCAAAGAAGCTACGCAACAAAAAGCTGCGCAGGCGCTCTGTCGCGCTTTGGCGCGCTACTTCGAGGCGTAG